The following proteins come from a genomic window of Chlamydiales bacterium:
- the sctV gene encoding type III secretion system export apparatus subunit SctV, whose protein sequence is MKRALNFFIRTLSGEAAISTINQSSDLILAAWVIAVIVMIVLPVPPPIIDFLITLNLTAAVGLLMVALYIPSAIHLSMFPALLLVTTLFRLGVNISSTRQILLHAYSGEIISAFGHFVVGGNYVVGFVIFLIITIVQFIVVTKGAERVAEVAARFRLDGMPGKQMAIDADMRAGAIDSNQARQKRAMIQKESELYGAMDGAMKFVKGDVIAGMVIAFINIVGGLIIGVASHGMTLAQAARIYTLLSIGDGLVSQMPSLLISLTAGLVTTRVSSDRQDTNMGREISLQLLREPRALFISAGATLGLGFFKGFPLWTFSILAFILATSGFAILRKKKKQEAKASANATSTIETDVEGHAIVGSGQEEYALILPVILEVGENLVHLIEKKIKGNPNLVETLIPQMRQALYQDLGIRFPGVHVRTNSPSLKKDEYAIFLNEVLVIRGKIPENYLLTNEIEENLRRYNLPFISYKNALGLPTLWVEKQYQEIMNKAGIKFWLPLEVVILHLSYFFRQNAESFLGIQEVRSMLDFMERSFPDLVKEVTRLIPIQKLTEIFRRLVQEQISIKDLRTIMEALSEWAQTEKDTVLLTDYVRASLKRYISYKYSQGQSNLSVYLLDPEIEEMVRGAIKQTSAGSYLALDPDSVNMILKGLRNNITPTPPGGQPPVLLTAIDVRRFVRKLIENEYPDLSVISYQEILPEIQIQPLGRIQIK, encoded by the coding sequence ATGAAACGCGCATTGAATTTTTTCATAAGAACTCTAAGTGGAGAAGCTGCCATCTCTACTATTAACCAATCAAGCGATCTCATTCTAGCAGCATGGGTCATCGCAGTGATTGTGATGATTGTGTTGCCTGTTCCTCCTCCAATCATTGACTTCTTAATTACACTAAACTTAACTGCAGCTGTTGGTTTGCTTATGGTCGCACTCTACATCCCAAGTGCTATCCATCTCTCAATGTTTCCTGCACTTCTTTTAGTCACTACCCTCTTTAGATTAGGAGTTAACATCTCTTCAACACGACAAATTTTGCTTCATGCCTATTCAGGAGAAATTATCTCAGCTTTTGGTCATTTTGTCGTGGGAGGTAACTATGTCGTTGGATTTGTCATTTTTTTAATTATTACAATTGTCCAGTTTATTGTTGTTACAAAAGGAGCAGAAAGAGTTGCTGAAGTGGCTGCTCGATTCCGTTTAGATGGCATGCCGGGTAAACAAATGGCTATCGATGCTGATATGCGTGCTGGAGCAATCGATTCCAATCAAGCTCGTCAAAAACGTGCTATGATTCAGAAGGAAAGTGAGCTATATGGAGCCATGGATGGAGCCATGAAGTTTGTCAAAGGAGATGTCATTGCGGGTATGGTCATCGCCTTTATTAATATTGTGGGGGGGTTAATTATTGGAGTGGCTAGCCATGGAATGACCCTTGCTCAGGCTGCGCGTATATATACCCTTCTTTCGATTGGAGATGGTCTTGTTTCTCAAATGCCCTCTCTTTTGATCTCTCTGACTGCTGGTCTTGTGACCACTCGTGTTTCTAGCGACAGACAAGATACTAATATGGGACGAGAGATTTCGCTACAATTATTACGAGAACCACGTGCTCTTTTCATCTCAGCTGGTGCTACATTAGGTCTAGGCTTTTTTAAAGGTTTTCCTCTTTGGACTTTTTCGATCCTTGCTTTTATCCTAGCAACAAGTGGATTTGCAATTTTGCGAAAAAAAAAGAAACAAGAGGCAAAAGCCAGTGCAAATGCTACTAGTACGATTGAAACAGATGTAGAAGGACATGCCATTGTTGGGAGTGGACAAGAAGAATATGCTTTAATACTCCCAGTAATTTTAGAGGTTGGTGAGAACCTTGTTCATCTAATTGAAAAAAAAATAAAAGGAAACCCCAATCTTGTGGAAACACTAATTCCACAAATGCGTCAAGCCCTCTACCAAGATTTAGGGATACGATTTCCAGGAGTCCATGTACGTACAAATTCGCCTAGTCTTAAAAAAGATGAATATGCCATTTTTTTGAATGAGGTCCTAGTCATTCGAGGAAAAATTCCTGAAAATTATCTTTTAACTAATGAAATCGAAGAAAATCTCCGTCGCTACAATCTTCCATTTATTTCTTATAAAAATGCACTAGGTTTACCAACACTTTGGGTAGAAAAGCAATATCAAGAGATCATGAATAAAGCAGGGATTAAATTTTGGCTTCCTCTTGAGGTAGTGATTCTCCATTTATCTTATTTTTTTAGACAGAATGCGGAAAGTTTTTTAGGGATTCAAGAAGTTCGTTCAATGCTAGATTTTATGGAACGTTCCTTTCCTGATCTTGTTAAAGAAGTCACGCGTTTAATCCCTATTCAGAAGTTAACAGAGATTTTTCGCCGTCTTGTTCAAGAACAAATTTCAATTAAAGATTTACGCACTATTATGGAAGCTTTAAGTGAGTGGGCACAAACTGAAAAAGATACAGTTTTATTAACTGATTACGTACGTGCTTCTTTAAAAAGATATATCAGTTATAAATACTCTCAAGGGCAATCAAACCTATCTGTTTACTTATTAGATCCTGAAATAGAAGAAATGGTTCGAGGGGCCATTAAACAAACATCAGCTGGGTCTTATCTAGCTCTTGATCCTGATTCTGTAAATATGATTCTAAAAGGGTTACGGAATAACATCACCCCCACTCCACCTGGAGGGCAACCACCTGTTTTGCTCACTGCAATTGATGTACGTCGTTTTGTGAGAAAACTCATTGAAAATGAATATCCTGACCTTTCAGTGATTTCCTATCAAGAGATTTTACCTGAAATACAAATTCAACCGTTAGGTAGGATTCAAATAAAATAA
- the rbfA gene encoding 30S ribosome-binding factor RbfA, whose product MSSRRIQKINSLLKEVISDVIREKVKNPHLSSLVSITYVDVAKDLHQAKVFVSIIGETSVQNEGIKILQSASGFIGIHASQQVNMRYFPKLKFILDKSINQEIRIGRLMSEIENERKIRKQ is encoded by the coding sequence ATGAGTAGTAGAAGAATCCAAAAAATCAATTCTTTGCTTAAAGAGGTGATTTCAGATGTCATTCGTGAAAAGGTAAAAAATCCCCATCTGTCTTCTCTTGTCTCTATAACTTATGTGGATGTGGCTAAAGATTTACATCAAGCTAAAGTATTCGTAAGTATTATTGGAGAAACATCAGTTCAAAATGAAGGCATCAAAATATTACAATCAGCATCAGGCTTTATTGGTATCCATGCTTCTCAACAAGTAAACATGCGATATTTTCCAAAACTCAAATTTATTTTAGATAAATCAATTAACCAAGAGATCCGAATTGGCCGATTAATGTCTGAAATAGAGAATGAACGTAAGATTCGTAAACAATGA
- the ychF gene encoding redox-regulated ATPase YchF codes for MVEEFVLNSGLSCGFVGLPNVGKTTLFNALTSAGAPSLNYPFCTIDPNVGIVDLIDPRIEILSHLSNSQKMIYASMRFVDIAGLIKGAAKGEGLGNQFLAHIRETDAIIQVVRCFEDEDITHVGGRIHPLEDIETINIELILADLQTIQKILQKLEKRLKGNKDSIALLDVLQKTRDHLDQGCPVRNINLSLEEHLLLKPYLFLTQKKIIYAANVAENDLPSMDNKYVNELSHYAAKERNAVIPICAKIESEISELPEKERQEFLISLGLKETGLNRLIRTAFDTLGFITYLTTGEKETRAWTIHKGTNAAEAAGKIHTDLEKGFIRAEVISFDDMVKYKGRRGVREAGKVRYEGRHYIVQDGDVILFLHK; via the coding sequence ATGGTAGAAGAGTTTGTCTTAAATTCAGGATTGTCCTGTGGATTTGTTGGTCTTCCAAACGTGGGGAAGACTACGCTTTTTAATGCATTAACCTCTGCAGGAGCCCCTTCATTAAACTATCCTTTTTGTACTATAGATCCAAATGTAGGAATTGTCGATCTCATTGACCCTAGAATTGAAATCTTATCGCATCTTTCAAATAGTCAAAAGATGATTTATGCTTCAATGCGATTTGTGGACATTGCTGGTCTTATCAAAGGAGCAGCAAAAGGGGAGGGTTTAGGGAATCAATTTCTTGCGCATATTCGTGAAACCGATGCAATTATTCAAGTCGTAAGATGTTTTGAAGATGAAGATATCACCCATGTGGGGGGGAGAATTCATCCCCTAGAAGATATTGAAACAATTAATATCGAACTCATTCTTGCTGATCTACAGACTATCCAAAAAATTTTACAAAAATTAGAGAAACGGTTAAAGGGAAATAAAGACTCAATTGCTTTGCTTGATGTCCTCCAGAAAACTCGAGATCACCTTGATCAAGGCTGTCCTGTTCGCAATATAAACTTGTCTCTTGAAGAGCATCTTTTGCTAAAACCCTATCTTTTTTTAACTCAAAAAAAAATCATATATGCCGCCAATGTTGCTGAGAATGATTTACCCTCTATGGATAATAAATATGTTAATGAACTGTCTCATTATGCAGCTAAGGAGAGGAATGCTGTTATTCCGATATGCGCTAAAATTGAGTCTGAGATTTCAGAGTTGCCTGAGAAAGAACGGCAAGAGTTTTTAATTTCTCTTGGACTTAAAGAGACTGGTTTAAATCGTTTGATTCGTACTGCTTTTGATACCTTAGGGTTTATTACTTATCTTACAACTGGAGAAAAAGAGACAAGAGCATGGACAATTCATAAAGGGACAAATGCTGCGGAAGCTGCTGGGAAAATCCATACTGATCTCGAAAAAGGATTTATTCGGGCTGAAGTTATTTCCTTTGATGACATGGTCAAATATAAAGGAAGACGAGGGGTTCGTGAGGCGGGTAAGGTTCGTTATGAAGGACGTCATTATATTGTTCAAGATGGAGATGTTATTCTTTTTCTCCATAAATAA
- a CDS encoding bifunctional riboflavin kinase/FAD synthetase, producing the protein MKTIYRLEDFKPVNQVISITIGNFDGVHLGHQAILSNLKGQKVVFSFLNPPFEVVRKQQCLPITTISHRLHLLEIHGVDTTILVSFTKPFSKQSPKDFLSDLKKNVPFSDLILGHDAAIGNERKGNKKCLSKLALEMNFHLKYLEPVVIFNEIVSSSRLRKLVTQGAFQDVETLLGRPYSIRATVEPGQQKGSLLGFPTMNLKIDNLCLPPFGVYIVQVEIFRKKYLGVANLGCAPTLHTNRSPILEVHLIHQQAELYGKEIEVYFIKFLRKEIHFNSIEALKNQIKDDVKLTLLYAEKAIN; encoded by the coding sequence ATGAAGACTATCTATCGGCTTGAAGATTTCAAGCCAGTTAATCAGGTCATATCGATCACCATTGGTAACTTTGATGGAGTACATCTTGGCCATCAGGCAATCTTATCAAATCTAAAAGGACAGAAAGTCGTCTTTTCTTTTTTAAACCCTCCTTTTGAAGTAGTGAGAAAACAGCAATGTTTGCCTATAACAACAATCTCTCATCGTTTACATTTACTTGAAATTCATGGAGTAGATACAACTATCCTAGTCTCGTTTACGAAACCATTTTCTAAACAATCTCCAAAAGATTTTCTTTCTGATTTAAAAAAAAATGTGCCTTTTTCAGATCTGATTTTAGGGCACGATGCAGCAATTGGAAATGAAAGAAAAGGGAATAAAAAGTGTTTAAGTAAACTAGCTCTTGAGATGAACTTTCATCTTAAATATCTTGAACCAGTTGTTATTTTTAATGAAATAGTTTCAAGTAGTCGATTACGAAAATTAGTCACACAAGGAGCTTTTCAAGATGTTGAAACTCTGCTCGGCAGACCTTATTCCATACGAGCGACTGTTGAACCTGGTCAACAAAAAGGTTCTCTTCTTGGTTTCCCCACGATGAACTTGAAAATCGACAATTTATGTCTTCCCCCTTTTGGAGTCTATATTGTACAAGTTGAGATTTTTAGAAAAAAATATCTAGGAGTAGCGAATCTAGGATGCGCTCCTACGCTTCATACTAACCGTTCTCCAATTTTGGAGGTTCATCTCATTCATCAACAAGCAGAGCTCTACGGTAAAGAAATTGAAGTTTATTTTATTAAATTTTTACGTAAAGAGATACATTTTAATTCTATTGAAGCACTAAAAAATCAAATCAAAGATGATGTGAAACTAACTCTTCTTTATGCTGAAAAAGCGATTAATTAA
- the sctW gene encoding type III secretion system gatekeeper subunit SctW yields MPDSIQPINLAAIEQRATQKEARQAQIRQEAAKSMFIEEIEQGFNPDAVNREQSRLARFKRLETRKKEPHEKMERVNEVKKRSEEDLAQSYYQRNAELPPDRLRTLLKTLKHGQTPEEILDDVMEKFPDVTLADEALKYLEQETKNDLQSSVRLARELLNKLNEREIIAGRNIDTVAKSFHRKGIGNSPTELRELYRDITGNPRDHNTLFSELSNHYSFDQLKLVVAFLLKGLVYDLKSKGPSIQQAELMRLMTDTRNLQSILWVYFFFKSRMKLINSLYGAYEIHKDNLLNFEVLAQQFIKLVEERYPSVLKLLKQLEAFGSLEDLEKIIILMQYRDGIRQLSPRLYKSLRHRQNLLLIILEAIENLEEEIHEEED; encoded by the coding sequence GTGCCTGATTCAATTCAACCAATTAATCTTGCAGCTATTGAACAACGTGCTACACAGAAAGAAGCACGTCAAGCACAGATACGCCAAGAAGCTGCCAAATCTATGTTTATCGAAGAGATCGAACAAGGTTTTAATCCTGATGCAGTTAACAGAGAACAAAGTCGACTCGCTAGGTTTAAACGCCTTGAAACACGTAAAAAAGAACCTCATGAAAAAATGGAGAGGGTGAACGAGGTTAAAAAAAGATCTGAGGAAGATCTTGCTCAAAGTTACTACCAGCGTAATGCTGAACTTCCTCCTGATCGCCTTAGGACATTGCTAAAAACTCTAAAACATGGTCAAACTCCAGAAGAAATCCTCGATGATGTGATGGAAAAATTTCCAGATGTGACTTTGGCTGATGAAGCACTCAAATATCTGGAACAAGAAACAAAAAATGATCTTCAATCAAGTGTCCGCCTAGCAAGAGAGCTTCTAAACAAATTAAACGAACGTGAAATCATTGCGGGACGTAATATTGATACAGTAGCGAAATCTTTCCATCGAAAAGGCATTGGAAATAGCCCTACCGAGTTAAGAGAACTCTATAGAGATATTACTGGAAATCCACGCGATCACAATACCTTATTTTCAGAACTTTCAAATCACTATTCCTTTGATCAACTAAAACTTGTTGTAGCTTTTTTGCTTAAAGGATTGGTATACGACCTAAAATCTAAAGGACCTTCTATTCAACAAGCTGAGCTAATGCGTTTAATGACTGACACACGCAATTTGCAATCAATACTTTGGGTCTATTTTTTTTTCAAATCACGTATGAAATTGATAAATTCATTATATGGGGCTTATGAGATTCACAAGGACAATCTTCTTAATTTTGAAGTGCTCGCTCAACAATTCATTAAGCTCGTTGAAGAGCGTTATCCTTCTGTTCTTAAACTTCTCAAACAACTAGAAGCATTTGGTTCTCTTGAAGATCTAGAAAAAATTATTATTTTAATGCAATACCGTGATGGCATCCGGCAACTCTCTCCACGTCTTTATAAATCTTTAAGACATCGACAAAATTTACTTCTTATTATTTTAGAAGCAATTGAAAATCTAGAAGAAGAAATTCATGAAGAAGAGGATTAA
- a CDS encoding CesT family type III secretion system chaperone: MGVFEHLMQDLGKIIGLNLQLDANLSCCLTFPSDRLSIQIDLDPNGDQILIGTQLGEIFPGPYRERIFIQAMRMNGGSYSPRGILAFSEKNSRFVLFQFLPLPSLNAEQLYQFIQTFCEHAKIWKDAVEKGEIPAMQLDLPSRDGS, from the coding sequence ATGGGAGTATTTGAGCATCTGATGCAAGATCTTGGAAAAATCATAGGTCTCAATTTGCAACTTGATGCAAATCTTTCATGTTGCCTAACTTTTCCAAGCGACCGTCTATCAATACAAATAGACCTTGATCCAAATGGCGACCAAATCCTTATAGGAACACAATTAGGAGAAATTTTTCCTGGACCTTATAGGGAACGCATTTTTATTCAAGCTATGCGTATGAACGGAGGCTCCTATTCTCCTCGTGGAATTCTCGCTTTTAGTGAAAAAAATTCTCGCTTTGTATTATTCCAATTTCTTCCCCTTCCATCATTAAATGCAGAACAACTTTATCAATTTATTCAAACTTTTTGTGAACATGCAAAAATATGGAAAGATGCTGTAGAAAAAGGAGAAATTCCTGCTATGCAATTAGATTTACCATCTCGGGATGGATCATAG
- the truB gene encoding tRNA pseudouridine(55) synthase TruB, with translation MNNNESTTLIKGILLIDKPQGRTSFSLIQALRRLTGIRKIGHAGTLDPFATGVMVMLIGRDYTRLSDKLLLQNKEYLAEISLGVSTDTYDCDGKIVARSKKIPSLDQCKNVLNYFQGEIEQIPPMYSAKKIGGKKLYELARKGEEIQRQPTIVKIHTSFLSYTYPHLSIGIICSKGTYIRSIAHELGDRLGCGAHLSKLKRIRSGSFSIEECIDGILLDKTDFDITSYLKAHEDYLSA, from the coding sequence ATGAACAACAATGAATCTACCACTCTTATAAAAGGCATTCTACTAATAGATAAACCCCAAGGTAGAACTTCTTTTAGTTTGATTCAAGCGTTAAGACGTCTTACAGGGATTCGTAAAATTGGTCATGCGGGTACACTGGATCCTTTTGCAACGGGTGTCATGGTCATGTTAATTGGTCGAGATTATACCCGTCTTTCTGATAAACTACTGCTGCAAAATAAAGAATATTTAGCTGAGATTTCTCTTGGAGTGAGTACAGATACTTATGATTGCGATGGAAAAATTGTGGCTCGTTCTAAAAAAATTCCCTCTTTAGATCAATGTAAAAATGTGTTGAACTATTTTCAAGGAGAGATTGAGCAAATTCCTCCCATGTATTCCGCAAAAAAAATTGGAGGAAAAAAACTCTATGAACTTGCGCGTAAGGGAGAAGAAATTCAACGTCAACCTACAATTGTCAAAATTCATACTTCTTTTCTTTCTTATACCTATCCCCATCTATCTATTGGTATCATCTGTTCTAAAGGCACATATATCCGTAGTATTGCTCATGAATTAGGAGATAGACTAGGTTGTGGAGCTCATTTATCTAAACTCAAACGTATTCGTAGTGGCTCTTTTTCAATCGAAGAATGCATTGATGGTATTTTATTGGATAAAACTGACTTTGATATCACCTCGTACTTAAAAGCACATGAAGACTATCTATCGGCTTGA
- the infB gene encoding translation initiation factor IF-2 has protein sequence MILAKNLKIKIKNTQLAKAVGLEKFKTKLSEKKQGKKEKDTSKKESPSKDVILETPLENEGAKPRRIRAKSKSAFVKEENIETLSHLSKENYESKLEDTQQPPEEKPVQDFQIERLGPTGRHVKDLLPLKKEIPEDHKNQVQVKKDKSESKIETDENKKEKNEEDSQKILKKGKKVRDFKDLKPIKRQQIKSFDARDRKGLSEGDEGYWRKKHSVKQSVRLEEQETIRPTELKIRLPIKLKELAAEMKLKASELIQKLFLHGITYTLNDLLEDETIVQYIGEEFGCAISIDKSEAERIQVTAESIREEIEKTDPEKIKIRPPVVAFMGHVDHGKTSLIDAIQKSNMVASEAGAITQHIGAFCCKTSTGNLTILDTPGHEAFSAMRARGAEVTDIVVLVVAGDEGLREQTMEAIQHAKAAGVTIVVAINKSDKSNFNLENVYRELSEIELLPEAWGGTTITIKTSAVTGEGIPELLEMLALQAEVLELRANPDTRARGTVLESELHKGMGNVATLLVQNGTLHYGDALVFEHDWGRVKTMHDEHGQSLQHAFPSTPVEITGLSGLPSAGHPFIVVKNEKEAKNIVESRKAGHQQSVLQQRKLPSLEKFLQQDKGSKKILKLILRADVQGSVEALKNSIDKIESEKVKTNIIFMAVGEISESDVQLAAASNAIIIGFHTAIESHAEPLIKRLGVTIRMLDVIYHAIQEVEGLMRGLLDKIAEEKTTGSAHVKAIFKSSQLGLIAGCLVIDGIVNRKNKARVLRDSKEVWKGNIASIRREKEDAKEVKKGFECGLLLEGFDDIQVNDIIEAYEVIYQTQDL, from the coding sequence ATGATATTGGCTAAAAACCTAAAAATCAAAATTAAAAACACTCAACTTGCCAAGGCAGTTGGACTAGAAAAGTTTAAAACAAAGCTTTCAGAAAAAAAACAGGGTAAAAAAGAAAAAGATACCTCAAAAAAAGAAAGCCCTTCTAAAGATGTAATTTTAGAAACCCCTTTAGAAAATGAAGGAGCTAAGCCTCGTCGTATTCGAGCTAAGTCAAAATCTGCATTTGTCAAAGAAGAAAATATTGAAACACTTTCTCATCTTTCTAAAGAAAACTACGAAAGTAAACTAGAAGATACACAACAGCCACCTGAAGAAAAGCCTGTACAAGATTTTCAAATTGAAAGACTTGGTCCAACAGGACGGCATGTTAAAGATCTTCTTCCTCTAAAAAAAGAAATTCCAGAAGATCACAAAAATCAAGTACAAGTCAAAAAAGATAAAAGTGAATCGAAAATAGAAACAGACGAAAACAAGAAAGAAAAAAATGAAGAAGATTCTCAGAAAATCTTAAAAAAAGGGAAAAAAGTTAGAGATTTTAAAGATCTAAAACCTATTAAGCGTCAGCAAATCAAATCATTCGATGCTCGTGATAGAAAAGGGCTAAGCGAAGGCGATGAAGGATACTGGAGAAAAAAACATTCTGTTAAACAATCGGTGCGGTTAGAAGAACAAGAAACCATTCGACCAACAGAGCTTAAAATCCGTCTTCCAATAAAACTTAAGGAACTAGCTGCAGAAATGAAATTAAAAGCCTCTGAGTTAATTCAAAAACTTTTTTTACACGGAATAACTTATACTTTGAACGATCTGCTTGAAGACGAAACGATTGTTCAATATATCGGAGAAGAGTTTGGATGTGCAATTTCAATCGACAAATCTGAAGCTGAACGGATACAGGTTACTGCTGAATCGATTCGAGAAGAAATAGAGAAAACAGATCCAGAAAAAATCAAAATTCGCCCCCCAGTTGTTGCTTTTATGGGACATGTGGACCATGGAAAAACAAGCTTGATTGATGCAATTCAAAAAAGCAATATGGTCGCCAGTGAAGCGGGTGCAATTACTCAACATATTGGTGCCTTTTGTTGTAAAACATCTACTGGAAATCTCACTATTCTTGATACACCAGGGCATGAAGCTTTTTCTGCTATGCGTGCACGAGGAGCAGAAGTTACTGATATTGTAGTACTAGTAGTTGCTGGAGATGAAGGATTACGCGAACAGACTATGGAAGCTATTCAACATGCTAAAGCAGCCGGAGTCACGATTGTTGTTGCAATCAATAAATCTGATAAATCCAATTTTAACCTTGAGAATGTTTATCGTGAACTTTCAGAAATTGAACTTCTTCCCGAAGCTTGGGGTGGAACAACGATCACTATAAAAACCTCAGCTGTTACAGGAGAAGGGATTCCAGAGCTTCTTGAAATGTTAGCACTTCAAGCAGAAGTTTTGGAACTAAGAGCAAATCCAGATACTCGTGCCAGAGGAACAGTTTTAGAATCTGAACTTCATAAAGGCATGGGTAATGTTGCTACATTACTTGTACAAAATGGTACGCTTCACTACGGAGATGCTCTTGTATTTGAACACGATTGGGGACGTGTTAAAACAATGCATGATGAACATGGTCAATCTCTTCAACATGCCTTTCCTTCCACACCTGTTGAAATTACAGGGCTTTCAGGTCTTCCTTCGGCTGGTCATCCCTTTATCGTTGTAAAAAATGAAAAAGAAGCAAAAAATATTGTTGAAAGCCGCAAAGCAGGTCATCAACAATCTGTTCTTCAACAAAGAAAGTTGCCCAGTCTTGAGAAGTTTTTGCAGCAAGATAAAGGAAGCAAAAAAATCTTAAAGCTCATCTTACGTGCTGATGTTCAAGGATCAGTAGAAGCATTAAAAAACTCTATTGATAAAATAGAATCAGAAAAAGTTAAAACTAATATCATTTTTATGGCTGTTGGAGAAATTTCAGAATCCGATGTTCAACTAGCAGCAGCTTCAAATGCTATTATTATTGGATTTCATACGGCGATTGAAAGTCATGCTGAGCCGTTAATTAAAAGATTAGGGGTTACTATCCGTATGCTTGATGTCATTTATCATGCAATTCAGGAAGTTGAAGGGTTAATGCGCGGTTTACTTGACAAAATTGCTGAAGAAAAAACAACTGGAAGTGCTCATGTAAAAGCGATTTTTAAATCATCTCAACTTGGATTGATTGCAGGGTGTTTAGTAATAGATGGCATTGTGAATCGAAAAAACAAAGCACGGGTGCTCCGTGACTCTAAGGAAGTATGGAAAGGCAATATTGCTTCAATTAGACGAGAAAAAGAAGATGCTAAAGAGGTAAAAAAAGGGTTTGAATGCGGTCTTCTTTTAGAAGGGTTTGATGATATTCAAGTTAACGATATCATTGAAGCCTATGAGGTTATTTATCAAACTCAAGATCTATGA
- a CDS encoding EscU/YscU/HrcU family type III secretion system export apparatus switch protein, with protein MAEKTEKATPKKLKDARKKGQVAKSQDFPSALTFVTALGITFYLSRFLYHQIGGYMLQIFKAAPSTDLELSASFYLKEMVYVILKASLPIAIIVATVGLVVSFLIIGPTFAVEVFKPNLKKFNPVENIKQKFKMKTLIELIKSVFKIFGAAVLIFFAVRHSISDLVATVALPPMLSFIVFKKIIYKVAIWIGIYFILIAVADLVYQQYNFAKEMRMEKFEVKQEFKDTDGNPEIKSKRRELAREIAYDDETTNIRKAKTLITNPKDVAIAIGYEPKKYRAPWIIAIGTEKNAISMINAAEKFQIPIMRNVPLAHQLLEEGDVNKLIPETTYEAVGEILLYIISLNVEEES; from the coding sequence ATGGCTGAAAAAACCGAAAAGGCAACCCCTAAAAAATTAAAAGACGCGCGTAAAAAAGGTCAGGTTGCAAAATCTCAAGATTTTCCATCTGCACTGACATTTGTTACAGCACTAGGCATTACCTTCTACCTTAGCCGCTTTCTCTATCATCAGATTGGAGGATATATGCTTCAAATTTTTAAAGCTGCTCCTTCAACAGACCTTGAGTTAAGCGCATCTTTTTATCTTAAAGAAATGGTTTATGTCATTCTGAAAGCTTCACTTCCTATTGCAATTATCGTAGCAACTGTTGGATTAGTTGTGAGTTTTTTAATCATTGGTCCAACATTCGCAGTTGAAGTATTTAAACCTAATCTGAAAAAATTTAACCCAGTCGAAAATATTAAGCAAAAATTTAAAATGAAAACCTTGATTGAATTAATAAAATCAGTTTTCAAAATTTTTGGAGCCGCAGTTTTAATCTTTTTTGCTGTCCGTCACAGCATCAGTGACCTAGTTGCAACAGTTGCTCTCCCTCCCATGCTTTCTTTTATTGTGTTTAAAAAAATTATATACAAAGTAGCTATCTGGATTGGGATTTATTTTATATTGATCGCTGTCGCAGATCTTGTTTACCAACAATATAATTTTGCTAAAGAGATGAGGATGGAAAAATTTGAAGTGAAACAAGAATTTAAGGATACAGATGGCAACCCTGAAATCAAGAGTAAGAGAAGAGAGCTAGCTCGCGAAATTGCCTATGATGATGAAACGACAAATATTCGTAAAGCAAAGACACTCATTACTAATCCAAAAGATGTTGCTATTGCTATTGGATATGAACCTAAAAAATATAGAGCCCCATGGATCATTGCGATAGGGACAGAAAAGAATGCAATTAGTATGATAAATGCTGCTGAGAAATTTCAAATTCCGATTATGAGAAATGTGCCTTTGGCACACCAATTGCTTGAAGAAGGTGATGTGAACAAATTGATTCCTGAAACCACTTACGAAGCAGTTGGGGAAATTCTCCTTTACATAATCTCTTTAAACGTAGAAGAAGAAAGTTAA